The following are encoded together in the Macadamia integrifolia cultivar HAES 741 chromosome 10, SCU_Mint_v3, whole genome shotgun sequence genome:
- the LOC122092392 gene encoding uncharacterized protein LOC122092392 has protein sequence MAPFEALYGNKCKTPLYWDEVGERRILGTKLIQPTYEKIDIITERIKAAQSKQKCYADKRRKPLEFEVADKVFLKISLVRGVKRFGRRGKLGPRYVGLFEILDRIGQIAYRLGLPLELERFHNVFHVSMLKKYIPNPTHVLPTMESSDLDDDLSYEEQPEGIFDRKEYQLRNRIIPYLKIKWKNHPEQEASLEREDEGKKDILNCLVYQEAMKQKSLGQDQILQSLEEPVGEY, from the exons ATGGCACCATTTGAAGCTTTGTATGGAAATAAGTGCAAGACCCCATTGTActgggatgaagttggagaaagaagaattctAGGGACAAAATTAATACAACCTACTTATGAAAAGATAGATATAATCACAgagaggattaaggcagctcaatcCAAACAAAAGTGCTATgcagataagagaagaaaaccCCTGGAGTTTGAAGTGGCTGATAAagtctttttaaaaatttcactaGTTAGAGGTGTTAAGagatttggaaggagaggaaaaCTGGGTCCTAGATATGTGGGACTGTTTGAGATTCTGGATCGGATTGGCCAGATAGCTTACAGATTGGGATTGCCTCTAGAATTAGAAAGATTTCACAATGTCTTTCATGTGTCTATGTTGAAGAAGTATATTCCGAACCCTACGCATGTACTGCCTACTATGGAGTCATCGGACCTGGATGATGATCTGAGTTATGAAGAACAACCTGAAGGGATCTTTGACAGGAAAGAGTATCAGCTCCGGAACCGGATCATACCATATTTGAAGATTAAATGGAAGAACCACCCGGAACAAGAAGCTTCCTtggagagagaagatgaaggaaagaaagatatCCTGAATTGTTTGGTTTATCAG GAAGCTATGAAGCAGAAGAGCTTAGGGCAAGATCAAATTCTGCAGAGTTTAGAAGAACCAGTGGGAGAGTACTAG